GTGATGCCAATCTCGTCTCGCGCATGGGCGCCTAGGGCGTCGTTGGCCATTAATTGTTCGGCGACTTGTCGTGCCAATTCGGGTGCCAAGCCGCGCGTTTCATAGATAGCGGCGAGCTCTTCCTGCTCTAGTTCATAGTGCTCCGCCAATGCTTGGCGCTCGATGTCGAGATCAGCATTTTCAGTATCCGATTGCGAGCTTACCGAGACATACTCCCCCGCGGCCATCGACATAGCGCCAGCCACCAAGCCTGCAATACCCGCCAGCATAATATCGCCTTGAGTGGTATTAGCCGCGGCAACGCCCAGTATCAGACTACTGGTCGAGACTATACCGTCATTCGCGCCCATCACTGCGGCTCGCAGCCAACCGGTACGGTGAGATCGGTGATGCTCTGTATGAATCATGGGCTTTTCCTTTCTAGATGGCGTATCCAACTCGACAATAGCACCTAGGGTCATCGACTATTCTGCTGGCACTACTCGAAGCAGCCTGCCCTCGGCGCTGTCGGTAAGTAGATACACCTCGCCTTCTAGGCCTACTCGCACATCTCTTATACGCTCATCTAGCTCACCAAACAGGCCTTCTACATCGTCGGCTTCGCTACCATCGTTTGATAAACGTACCCGGCGCACTTCTTTATTTACCAGCGCTCCTATCAGTATATCGCCCTGCCACTGCGAGAACAGCTCGCCGCTGTAAAGCGTTATCCCTGAGGGGAGCAATAGAGGGCGTCCATTCTAAAAATGGCCAAGGTACTCATTGACACCGTATGGTGCGCTTGATGCCCCTTTGAGCACTCATTAAAATGTCGCGCCACCTAAAGAGAACTCCCATGAAGATTAATGTGGTCGGCACGAGTGGCAGCGGCAAGAGCACCCTTGCAAAGCAGCTCGCAGACGCTTTGAACGCCCCATGCGTTCAGCTTGATCAATTGCTAACTGGCAAGGAGCGTCGGACGATGTGTTTTTCACTGAGCTGGCAGAGGCTTTAGCAGCCTCACCACAAGAGTGGATACTGGACGGTAATTTTGATCGCACTCGGCATATTAAGTGGCATGATGTGGATATGGTGGTGTGGGTCGATTACCCCTTTTGGCGAGTATTTAGCCAAGCACTCACGCGTGCCGTTAAACGCATCATCAGCCAAGAGGAACTCTGGCCTGGTACAGGTAATCGCGAGAGCTTCCGCAAAACTTTTCTAAGCCGTGACTCGGTTCTGCTATGGTCACTGAAAACGTGGCGGCAAAACCGGAAACGCTACTTTGCCGATATGATTAACCCCCTCTATTCGCATATTCAGTTTGTACGTTTGACTTCCATAAAAGAAACACAGGTTTTGGTGAAGAGTCTCAACGTGAGTGCCTAGCTCTTGGGTGGCTATATAGCCCCGCTGCGTATTTGCTTAATTGCTGCCCTAATCGGCCCTTGATGAAACACTGAACAATTTCTGTCATTTGGCTTTAACGCTTCAGGGCATGTAGACTTATTGAACGAACATTCAATTAAGGAACTTTCATGCAACGTCATCCGTTATTCACCGCAATGTCACTGGGTCTTTTCGCTGGTGCTGCCACCACGACTGCGCTAGCAGATATGTCGCCACTGGAGCAGCAGCTAAAAGATCTTGAGTCATTTCAAGTGATCGCCCACCGCGGGGCCAGCGGCCACGCGCCGGAAAGCACCATGGCGGCCTATGAATTGGCCCATGAGTGGAATGTCGACTACTTAGAGCTGGACGCCCAAATCACTGCCGACGGTGAAGTCGTGGTGTTCCATGATGACGCCATTGATCGCACCAGCAATGGTGAAGGCAAGATTAATGACTTCACCTTGGAAGAGCTGAAAGCGCTGGATACCGGCACTTGGTTCAATGAAGCCAATGCTGATAAAGCAGACGCGGACTTTGCAGGGGCACAGATCCTCACGCTGGATGAGCTTTTCGAGCGTTTCGGTCACAATGCTCGCTACTACATTGAAACCAAGTCACCGCAGCTAAACCCAGGCTTGGAAGAAGCCCTGGTAAAAACGCTGGAAGAACATGACATGGTCGAGAGTGGCCGCGTGTTAGTGCAGTCTTTCGAGCAGGAAAGCCTATTAAAGGTGCAGGAACTAAACGACGACATTCCGCTCATCCAGCTCGTTTGGTACTACCCCAGTGAAGAGGACGAATCGCGTTTAGTGGAGTGGACTGGTGTGACACCGGGCCCAGCAGAGATTAATGATGAAGACTTCCAGGCGGTAGCGGAATACGCGTCGGGAATCGGTACTAACTATATCTACGAAGGCCAAGAAGTCATTGATGCCAACTTTATTCGTCAAGCAAATGAAAATGGCCTGCCGGTACACGTTTACACCGTCAATGAAGCCGATGAGATGGAGCGTTTGATGGAAATGGGCGCAAACGGCCTGTTCACAAATTACCCAGATCGCTTGCTTAAGCTCGTTGAGTAACCATCGTTGAAGTGCTTATTACGCCCGGCTTTGGCCGGGCGTTTTTGTTACTAAACTCTACTCAAGCCCAAGCTGCTCCAGTACCTGCTCTACTCTTTTACGATCGCCCGCTTGCAGCGTTTTAAGCGGCTGGGGCAAGCAGGGCTGACTCACCTTGCCGGTGACTTCTGCAATGGTAGCCGCCACTCGCAGGCTACCGCCGTATTCACGGTAGAGTACCCACAGCGGTTCAAGGGCGTCTGAAAGTGCCTTGGCCTGCTGAACGTCCCCCGCCTGAGCAGCTCGGGTTATCGCCAGCGCTGCTCTAGGGTATAACCCGCCGATAACGGAGTACCAGGCATCACATCCCGCATTTAGGCCGGTGGCTGCTACCGCATCCCCGCTGATGCCAATAGTGACATCAGCGGGGATCAGCTTGCGTAACCCAGCCACCCGCTCCTTTGCAGGTTCAATATCGTTATTCACCGGCGGGATTTTGATAGAGCGTACCTGGGGCAACTGGGCGATTCGCCCATGCAACTCATCGCTAAATTCAAAATGGGTAGTGCCAGGGTTATCGTACACGCAGAGCGGCACACTCAGTGATTGGCAGACTGTAGCGTAGAGGTCGAAAACCTCATCATCGGTAAGCTTTTGATAGGAGACCGGCGCTAGCAACACCCCGCTGGCGCCTGCTTGCTGAGCGCGCTCTGCGTTAGCCAGCACATCACGAGTACGTAGCGCACCAATACCTACAATAACAGGCGTACTAACTGCATTTTCAACGCTAAGCTGGACAACACGGGCGCGCTCATCACGGCTTAAATAGGCATAGCTACCGGTCGAGCCCAACACACCAATGGAGCCCACCCCTGCCTCAGCTAAATGAGCAACTAAACGGGCAAATTCATGCTCCATGATGCGCTGCTCGTTCATAGGGGTTAGCGGAAATGCACTTAGGCCAGTGAACATGAAGGTTGATCCTTTTAAGGTAGATGGCGGCATAGTGTCCCACAGGCGATTAGCTGTTAGGTACAAGGATACGGTAATGGAATAGTCATAACTCATCCTCGCTATTCGTTGACATAACTTCCTGTTATTTTTCTTGAATTGATGTAGTGTTTGGGTATGTGCCGTATCGATACGGCACAGTCGTTTTTGGATGCGTATCTTTCAGTCATACCATTAGAGCTGAATATAAAAACAGTTCCGTTAGTGCTGCGAGGGAGAACACGTCATCAATTCATACACATTTAATGTGCAGAGCAGAACTGCATCGTGCGTGAACCTGGCGTTCATCAATCAACCAGTAAGCCATCACCAATGCCATCACCGGTTATAAGCGGTTCTCCATTGCGATTGGCCTTACTGGCAGTGACCACCCTTGTTTTGCTGGTGGGACTCACTTTCGCAGCAACGAATGCCATCGCTCGGGAAGCACCACTTTATTTAGTGGCTCATCCTGATGTTACTACCCGCTGGCTGAATCGGGATACCACCCGCGCAATTTTTGCGATGCGCCAACGCACATGGCCGGATGGCCAAGCTGTCAGGGTTTTCGTCTTGAGTAATAGCCACCCCGTGCATGCTCGTTTTGCCAAAGA
This Vreelandella neptunia DNA region includes the following protein-coding sequences:
- a CDS encoding VIT1/CCC1 transporter family protein, translated to MIHTEHHRSHRTGWLRAAVMGANDGIVSTSSLILGVAAANTTQGDIMLAGIAGLVAGAMSMAAGEYVSVSSQSDTENADLDIERQALAEHYELEQEELAAIYETRGLAPELARQVAEQLMANDALGAHARDEIGITDLSQAHPLQAALSSAATFTIGALLPLLVAWWAPSALLIPLVALFSLLFLALLGAIAARVGGAPILKAAARVMFWGALAMALTSAIGHVFGVIA
- a CDS encoding PQQ-dependent sugar dehydrogenase → MLPSGITLYSGELFSQWQGDILIGALVNKEVRRVRLSNDGSEADDVEGLFGELDERIRDVRVGLEGEVYLLTDSAEGRLLRVVPAE
- a CDS encoding shikimate kinase gives rise to the protein MKINVVGTSGSGKSTLAKQLADALNAPCVQLDQLLTGKERRTMCFSLSWQRL
- a CDS encoding adenylate kinase — translated: MFFTELAEALAASPQEWILDGNFDRTRHIKWHDVDMVVWVDYPFWRVFSQALTRAVKRIISQEELWPGTGNRESFRKTFLSRDSVLLWSLKTWRQNRKRYFADMINPLYSHIQFVRLTSIKETQVLVKSLNVSA
- a CDS encoding glycerophosphodiester phosphodiesterase; translated protein: MQRHPLFTAMSLGLFAGAATTTALADMSPLEQQLKDLESFQVIAHRGASGHAPESTMAAYELAHEWNVDYLELDAQITADGEVVVFHDDAIDRTSNGEGKINDFTLEELKALDTGTWFNEANADKADADFAGAQILTLDELFERFGHNARYYIETKSPQLNPGLEEALVKTLEEHDMVESGRVLVQSFEQESLLKVQELNDDIPLIQLVWYYPSEEDESRLVEWTGVTPGPAEINDEDFQAVAEYASGIGTNYIYEGQEVIDANFIRQANENGLPVHVYTVNEADEMERLMEMGANGLFTNYPDRLLKLVE
- a CDS encoding dihydrodipicolinate synthase family protein, translating into MFTGLSAFPLTPMNEQRIMEHEFARLVAHLAEAGVGSIGVLGSTGSYAYLSRDERARVVQLSVENAVSTPVIVGIGALRTRDVLANAERAQQAGASGVLLAPVSYQKLTDDEVFDLYATVCQSLSVPLCVYDNPGTTHFEFSDELHGRIAQLPQVRSIKIPPVNNDIEPAKERVAGLRKLIPADVTIGISGDAVAATGLNAGCDAWYSVIGGLYPRAALAITRAAQAGDVQQAKALSDALEPLWVLYREYGGSLRVAATIAEVTGKVSQPCLPQPLKTLQAGDRKRVEQVLEQLGLE